In Melanotaenia boesemani isolate fMelBoe1 chromosome 16, fMelBoe1.pri, whole genome shotgun sequence, the following proteins share a genomic window:
- the dis3 gene encoding exosome complex exonuclease RRP44, with product MLKSKTFVKKTRSGGVMKVVREHYLRDDIWCGSEICAECKQDSTVLQKDACIESGLCSYSHYVVPDTNVVLHQIDVLEDPVIRNVIILQTVLQEVRHRSAPVYKRLKDIIHEKEKHFYTFTNEHHRETFIEREPGESANDRNDRAIRVAVKWYSQHLKTSESDSDGVKVVLLTNDQGNKQKAQENGLVVYKFEEYVKSLIANPELVDRLALSNDDKNEITSSKVLFPEHLPLSRIQAGIKSGSFLQGTFRASRDNYLEATVFVQGEGEDSTEILLQGLQNINRAVHQDVVAVQLLPRNQWVAPSSVVLQDDGAAKDDNVEEDEDEEEKVLKISAAEAAKKPTGKVLGIIKRNWRPFCGMLNISQIKESTRHLFTPADRRIPRIRVETRQASTLAGQRIMVAIDGWPKHSRYPNGHFVRSLGSAGEKNTEEEVLLLEHDVPHQAFSQAVLSFLPKMPWAITPEDMEKREDLRHLTVCSVDPPGCTDIDDALHCRELENGNLEVGVHIADVSHFIRPGNALDKEAASRGTTVYLCGKRIDMVPELLSSNLCSLRSNVERLAFSCVWEMNHKAEILKTRFTKSVINSKASLTYAEAQLRIDDTSKNDDITKSLRGLNKLAKILKRQRIEKGALTLSSLEVRFHMDSETHDPIDLQTKELKETNSMVEEFMLLANISVAQKIYDEFSECALLRKHPAPPPSNYDILLKAAKSKHVEIHTDTAKALADSLDVAKVDDFPYFNTLLRILATRCMMQAVYFCSGMDSDFHHYGLASPIYTHFTSPIRRYADIIVHRLLAVAIGADSTYPDLMDKHKQSALCNNLNYRHKMAQYAQRASVAFHTQLFFRSRGILNEDGFVLFVRKNAIIVLIPKFGLEGTVFFDTKNKVSPNIVFDEEGPSLKVEQHTFHIFDRVKVTISLDDSNIQHQKIRMALTEPVIPGVSVPASDAEPQAKKPKLDR from the exons ATGTTGAAGTCCAAAACCTTCGTTAAGAAGACCCGGTCGGGTGGGGTGATGAAGGTTGTGCGTGAACATTACTTGAGGGATGATATTTGGTGCGGAAGTGAAATTTGCGCAGAATGCAAACAGGACTCCACGGTACTGCAGAAAGACGCGTGCATAGAGAGCGGTCTGTGCTCTTATTCGCACTATGTGGTCCCTGACACGAATGTGGTGCTCCATCAG ATTGATGTGTTGGAAGACCCTGTGATACGTAATGTGATCATCCTTCAGACTGTTCTGCAGGAGGTACGCCACCGCAGTGCACCAGTCTATAAACGCCTGAAGGACATCATacatgagaaagaaaaacatttctacaCTTTTACCAATGAACACCACAG GGAGACATTCATAGAACGTGAACCAGGGGAGAGCGCCAATGACCGTAATGATCGCGCAATCCGCGTGGCAGTTAAATGGTACAGCCAGCATCTGAAAACATCCGAATCCGACTCAGATGGCGTCAAAGTGGTCCTCCTCACCAATGATCAAGGGAACAAGCAGAAGGCACAAGAGAATGGCTTAGTGGTGTACAAAT TTGAGGAATACGTCAAGAGTCTCATAGCAAACCCTGAGCTTGTGGATCGTCTAGCTTTGTCCAACGATGATAAG aatgaGATCACAAGCAGTAAAGTGTTATTTCCAGAGCACCTTCCTCTGTCCAGGATCCAAGCTGGAATTAAGAGTGGCTCCTTTCTTCAGGGCACCTTCAGAGCCAGCAGAGACAACTATCTGGAGGCCACAGTCTTTGTCCAGGGAGAAGGTgaagacagcacagag ATCCTACTCCAGGGTCTTCAGAATATTAACAGAGCGGTCCACCAGGATGTGGTTGCCGTGCAGCTGCTTCCACGGAATCAGTGGGTGGCACCCTCTTCGGTTGTGCTGCAGGATGACGGTGCAGCAAAGGATGATAATgttgaggaggatgaagatgaagaagagaaaGTG TTGAAGATATCAGCAGCCGAAGCAGCTAAAAAACCCACAGGGAAAGTGTTGGGAATCATCAAAAGGAACTGGAGGCCCTTCTGCGGCATGCTGAATATCTCTCAAATCAAAGAG TCAACCCGCCATCTTTTTACCCCAGCAGACCGTCGAATCCCACGCATTCGCGTTGAAACGCGACAGGCCTCCACACTGGCAGGTCAGAGGATCATGGTGGCCATTGATGGATGGCCCAAACATTCCAGATATCCAAAT GGTCACTTTGTCCGCAGTCTGGGAAGTGCAGGGGAAAAGAACACAGAGGAGGaagtgctgctgctggagcaCGATGTTCCACATCAGGCCTTCTCTCAGGCTGTGCTTAGTTTCCTCCCCAAGATGCCATGGGCCATCACACCAGAG GACATGGAGAAGAGAGAGGACCTGAGGCATTTGACTGTGTGCAGTGTGGATCCTCCAGGATGCACAGATATAGATGATGCCTTACACTGCAGAGAGCTCGAAAATGGGAATCTTGAG GTTGGGGTCCACATTGCTGATGTCAGTCACTTCATCAGACCCGGCAATGCACTCGACAAAGAGGCAGCAAGCCGTGGTACAACTGTGTACTTGTGTGGAAAG AGGATAGACATGGTTCCTGAACTGCTCAGCTCCAATCTTTGCTCTTTGCGCTCCAATGTGGAGAG GTTGGCGTTTTCATGTGTTTGGGAAATGAACCACAAAGCAGAAATTCTAAAGACCCGGTTCACCAAAAGTGTCATCAACTCCAAG GCATCTCTGACTTATGCTGAGGCTCAGCTGAGGATCGACGACACCAGCAAGAATGATGATATCACCAAGAGCTTGCGAGGTCTTAACAAGCTGGCCAAAATCCTCAAGAGGCAGAGGATAGAGAAAGG GGCATTGACGCTGTCATCCTTAGAGGTTCGGTTCCACATGGACAGTGAAACCCATGACCCCATAGATctccaaaccaaagagctcaa GGAGACCAACTCTatggtggaggagttcatgttaCTGGCTAATATTTCAGTTGCACAGAAGATTTATGATGAATTTTCAGAGTGTGCGCTGCTGAGGAAACATCCAGCACCACCCCCCTCTAACTATGACATCCTGCTCAAAGCTGCAAAATCCAAG CATGTGGAGATCCACACAGATACAGCCAAGGCACTGGCTGACTCTCTTGATGTAGCTAAAGTGGATGACTTCCCATACTTTAACACGCTGCTGCGCATCTTGGCCACTCGCTGCATGATGCAAGCAGTCTATTTTTGTTCCGGCATGGACAGTGATTTCCACCATTACGGTCTTGCCTCACCCATTTATACCCACTTCACATCCCCAATTAGGAG GTATGCAGATATCATAGTGCACCGTCTCTTGGCAGTGGCTATAGGAGCAGACAGCACCTACCCAGATTTGATGGACAAACATAAACAGTCGGCCCTCTGCAACAACCTCAACTACAGACACAAAATGGCTCAATATGCACAAAGGGCTTCTGTAGCCTTCCACACACAG TTGTTCTTTAGGAGCCGAGGCATCCTGAACGAAgatggatttgtgctgtttgtgAGGAAGAACGCCATCATTGTTCTCATCCCAAAGTTTGGTCTGGAGGGAACAGTCTTCTTTGACACCAAAAACAAAGTTTCCCCCAACATTGTTTTTGATGAAGAG GGTCCCTCTTTGAAGGTGGAGCAGCACACATTCCACATATTTGATCGGGTGAAGGTCACCATCAGCCTGGATGACTCCAACATTCAGCACCAGAAGATCCGCATGGCTTTAACTGAACCTGTG ATCCCTGGTGTTAGTGTTCCTGCTTCTGATGCTGAACCACAGGCCAAGAAACCAAAACTGGACCGCTGA
- the bora gene encoding protein aurora borealis produces MEDHIELQITPETPGRPSIRNPFESPNDHHHLREPLVPSPSVFKSKPCKATPSKFNWSIDEMASLLPVHIDAEEIQLQSFYLSQTRMDSDVEEKCQNAIEQFFTKGAIVPSPWAAPETRRAPQLYKKSPMIAEETEKISVGCQTTLSLPLAFDLEKILGEYYRCEEACDAVTESLSSSSLRRKLFLDGQFSYSSSDSSTPPSPERVHGTQERLFPNGKGAVVRGEPAEGEATSPVFSSPLSCGMSAKTPSTGQFSSSPIQHGCFRDCSLGSINSPLFPDRSSPAGRVSPTISPILAHAIRSPIGSERKQPNSLTPYGGPLDTDVTSCNDSPFVEGCSPIRSCSPHQAHHPNEPQHISRHKPRSKFHCWASPPLISPILNPKLQENQVAEEDPPSASTSSSPPSMELDPSSPLALVIHPAVTERVSLDPVKMEEGKEKAIENRLDVEEEEVLEESGGPSERMTSSRMGNVSAAESSQMFLSLLTEGSSIRYDSSMQVDSGYNTTSAGTASLIDALGIDSQSKESLSSNLEDAFPFTRHIKVKGFYPHH; encoded by the exons ATGGAGGATCATATCGAGCTACAAATCACTCCAGAAACTCCAGGCAGGCCTTCCATAAGAAACCCATTCGAGAGTCCTAATGACCATCACCACTTGCGTGAGCCCCTGGTTCCGAGCCCATCAGTGTTCAAATCCAAGCCATGTAAAGCT ACTCCATCTAAGTTTAACTGGTCAATTGATGAAATGGCTAGTCTTCTACCAGTACACATAGACGCAGAGGAAATCCAGCTACAGTCTTTTTACTTAAGTCAAACAAG gATGGATTCAGATGTTGAGGAAAAATGTCAGAATGCTATTGAACAG TTTTTCACCAAAGGAGCTATTGTACCTTCCCCGTGGGCAGCGCCAGAAACCCGCAGAGCCCCTCAGCTCTATAAAAAAA GTCCAATGATTGCAGaggaaactgaaaaaatatCAG ttgGTTGCCAAACAACCCTTTCACTACCTTTGGCTTTTGATTTGGAGAAAATACTAG GAGAATATTACCGCTGCGAGGAAGCATGTGATGCAGTGACGGAGAGCCTTAGTTCATCGTCCTTGAGACGAAAACTCTTCCTTGATGGCCAGTTCAGTTATAGCAGTTCTGACAGCTCTACCCCACCAAGTCCAGAGAGAGTCCATGGCACACAGGAGAGGCTGTTTCCCAACGGAAAAGGAGCTGTAGTGAGAGGCGAACCTGCTGAGGGAGAAGCTACATCACCTGTCTTTTCATCCCCTTTGTCCTgtggcatgtcagccaagactcCCTCTACG GGTCAATTCTCATCCAGTCCCATCCAGCATGGCTGCTTCAGAGACTGTAGCCTTGGCAGCATCAACAGTCCTCTGTTTCCTGATAGGTCATCGCCTGCTGGACGTGTTTCTCCTACTATTTCTCCTATTCTAGCTCATGCGATACGGTCTCCCATAGGCTCCG AGAGGAAGCAGCCAAACAGTTTGACCCCTTATGGTGGTCCGCTAGACACAGATGTCACTTCTTGCAACGACAGCCCATTTGTTGAAGGTTGCTCTCCCATTCGTAGCTGCTCTCCCCACCAAGCACATCACCCAAATGAGCCCCAGCACATCTCTAGACACAAGCCCAGATCTAAATTCCACTGTTGGGCTTCACCTCCCCTCATTTCCCCAATCCTTAACCCCAAACTCCAAGAAAATCAGGTGGCTGAGGAAGACCCCCCTTCTGCCTCCACATCTTCTTCTCCCCCCTCTATGGAACTTGACCCATCATCTCCTTTGGCCCTGGTCATTCACCCTGCTGTCACTGAGCGAGTTAGCCTGGATCCTGTGAAAATGGAAGAGGGCAAGGAGAAGGCAATAGAAAACAGGCTGGAtgttgaggaagaggaggtgttGGAGGAAAGTGGAGGACCTTCAGAACGGATGACCAGCTCTCGTATGGGCAATGTGTCAGCAGCAGAAAGCTCTCAGATGTTTCTGTCTCTTCTAACAGAGGGAAGCAGCATCCGATATGACTCCAGCATGCAG GTGGATAGCGGCTATAACACTACCTCAGCGGGCACTGCTAGCCTAATCGATGCCCTCGGGATAGATAGTCAAAGCAAAGAGTCCCTCAGCTCTAACCTTGAAGATGCCTTCCCCTTCACTCGACACATTAAAGTTAAG GGATTTTATCCTCACCACTGA
- the mzt1 gene encoding mitotic-spindle organizing protein 1: MASAPNANLNAVRETMDVLLEISRLLNTGLDMESLSICVRLCEQGINPEALSAVIKELRKASESLKVTENCTN; the protein is encoded by the exons ATGGCCAGTGCACCAAATGCAAACCTAAACGCAGTCCGCGAGACAATGGACG TCCTGCTGGAGATCTCAAGGTTGCTAAACACTGGTTTGGATATGGAGTCTCTGTCCATATGTGTGAGACTGTGTGAGCAAGGCATCAACCCTGAAGCTTTGTCTGCTGTAATCAAAGAGCTTCGTAAAGCTTCCGAGTCCCTCAAG GTTACTGAGAATTGCACAAACTGA